A window of Lacibacter sediminis contains these coding sequences:
- a CDS encoding M1 family metallopeptidase, protein MKYILSLLLLIVTHSLHAQQTYWQQQVNFKLDVTLNDAEHNLDGFAKIEYINNSPDTLRFIWFHLWPNAYRTDRTAFSDQLLENGRTDFYFSNSEDRGYINRLDFRVNSVLAKTEDHPQHIDIIKVVLPQPLAPGASIELTTPFHVKLPKNFSRGGHIGKSYQVTQWYPKPAVYDRYGWHPMPYLDQGEFYSDFGNYEVKITVPKSYVVLSTGNLQTIEELQWLKDKAKVDEPQKIIKTKKPAPTTKKTTKPLPVIANKEETKTLFYTQTNIHDFAWFADKKYLVRYDTIQLNNNRVVDVFTAFSAESKSVWKNSTRMIKDAVRFRSNTIGEYPYNTVAAVEAKMGFQGGMEYPCITSISPMANEKALESVIEHEVGHNWFQGMIANNEQVYPWFDEGVNSYYDKWFEKELSRYKPIAKKKKTVQLKADEAMFLETFERLHLAQPLSTTADSLTEANYSLIAYEKGAQFMQLLENELGKEALSKAMQQYFQQWKFKHPYPSDLKAVLEQSSGKNLDSVFALLHQESSLQPPEKKKLRLSLLAANNTNTTNALIITPVAGINMYDGFMIGAALTNYTFPPTKFQFIVAPMYATKSKQLNGFARMSYTIYPAKTFQRITLAVNVLKFNTNDFVDTANQKYITGFRKLSPTLKFVFAEKNPRSTRERFIQWKTFLLDEDDLRFKSDTFPNGDRFTKISTISASRYLNQLRFVIQDKRVLYPYRGELMAEQAKDFVRLAFTGNYYFNYNEKLGADIRVFAGKFIYLGERTISKQFGTDPYHLNLSAPKGYEDYTYSNYFAGRNEFEGFASQQMMMRDGGFKVRTDLLANKIGKTDDWLMALNFSTDIPDQINILNILPFRVPLKLYMDIGTYADAWKANAEGSKVLYNAGLQLSLLKNTVNIYAPLLYSKPYKDYFLSTITEKRFLKNISFTIDIQNFSLKKIDRRMPY, encoded by the coding sequence GTGAAATATATCCTTTCCCTCCTGCTGCTAATCGTCACCCATTCTCTGCATGCCCAGCAAACATACTGGCAGCAGCAGGTTAATTTTAAACTTGATGTTACGCTCAACGATGCAGAACATAATTTAGACGGTTTTGCAAAAATTGAATACATCAATAACTCGCCTGATACATTAAGGTTCATCTGGTTTCATTTATGGCCCAATGCGTATCGCACAGACAGAACGGCTTTCAGTGACCAATTGCTCGAAAACGGTCGTACAGATTTTTATTTCTCCAATAGTGAAGACCGTGGCTATATCAACCGTCTCGATTTTCGTGTAAACTCCGTGCTTGCAAAAACAGAAGATCATCCCCAGCATATCGATATCATTAAAGTGGTATTGCCACAACCATTGGCACCGGGCGCATCCATTGAACTCACAACTCCCTTTCATGTAAAGTTGCCGAAGAATTTTTCCAGAGGCGGGCACATTGGCAAAAGTTACCAGGTAACGCAATGGTATCCGAAACCGGCTGTGTATGACCGTTATGGCTGGCACCCGATGCCTTACTTAGACCAGGGAGAATTTTATAGCGATTTTGGCAATTATGAAGTAAAGATCACAGTGCCGAAGAGTTATGTGGTACTCAGCACAGGCAACTTGCAAACCATTGAAGAATTGCAATGGCTGAAAGACAAAGCAAAGGTTGATGAGCCCCAAAAAATCATTAAAACAAAAAAGCCTGCGCCGACAACAAAAAAAACAACCAAGCCTCTACCGGTTATTGCAAATAAAGAGGAAACAAAAACACTTTTCTATACACAAACCAATATTCACGATTTTGCATGGTTTGCTGATAAAAAATATCTTGTTCGTTATGACACCATTCAGTTAAACAATAACCGGGTTGTTGATGTGTTCACTGCCTTTTCAGCAGAAAGTAAATCTGTTTGGAAGAACAGTACACGAATGATAAAAGATGCGGTTCGTTTCAGAAGTAATACGATTGGCGAATATCCTTACAACACAGTTGCTGCTGTAGAAGCAAAGATGGGCTTTCAAGGAGGCATGGAATATCCATGTATTACCTCCATTTCTCCAATGGCAAATGAAAAAGCACTGGAAAGTGTTATTGAACACGAAGTTGGGCATAACTGGTTCCAGGGAATGATCGCCAATAACGAACAGGTTTATCCCTGGTTTGATGAAGGCGTCAACAGTTACTATGATAAGTGGTTTGAAAAAGAGTTGAGTCGTTATAAGCCAATCGCTAAAAAGAAAAAAACTGTTCAGTTAAAAGCAGATGAAGCAATGTTCCTTGAAACGTTTGAACGCTTACATCTTGCACAGCCATTAAGTACAACAGCAGATAGTTTGACTGAAGCTAATTATTCATTGATCGCTTATGAGAAAGGTGCACAGTTCATGCAGTTATTGGAAAACGAACTGGGCAAGGAAGCACTCAGTAAAGCAATGCAGCAATATTTTCAGCAATGGAAATTTAAGCACCCTTATCCTTCTGATCTGAAAGCTGTGCTTGAACAAAGCAGTGGAAAAAATCTTGATTCTGTTTTTGCATTACTACACCAGGAAAGTTCTTTGCAACCACCCGAAAAAAAGAAACTTCGCCTTTCATTGCTTGCAGCAAATAATACCAACACAACAAATGCACTGATCATTACGCCTGTTGCAGGAATTAATATGTATGATGGATTCATGATCGGAGCTGCTTTAACGAACTATACATTTCCGCCAACAAAGTTCCAGTTTATTGTAGCGCCTATGTACGCTACCAAGAGTAAACAGCTGAATGGTTTTGCACGAATGAGCTATACCATATATCCGGCAAAAACTTTTCAACGAATTACACTTGCAGTAAATGTATTGAAGTTTAACACAAATGATTTTGTTGATACAGCGAATCAGAAATACATTACCGGTTTCAGGAAACTATCGCCCACTCTTAAATTCGTATTTGCTGAAAAGAACCCCAGAAGCACAAGAGAACGTTTTATCCAATGGAAAACTTTTTTACTGGATGAGGATGATCTTCGCTTCAAAAGCGATACGTTCCCAAATGGAGATCGTTTTACAAAAATTTCAACGATAAGTGCCAGCCGCTATTTGAACCAGCTTCGTTTTGTGATACAGGACAAAAGAGTTCTTTATCCCTATCGTGGTGAGTTAATGGCTGAGCAGGCAAAAGACTTTGTGCGATTGGCATTTACCGGTAATTACTACTTTAACTACAATGAAAAACTTGGTGCAGACATCCGGGTGTTTGCAGGTAAATTTATTTATCTCGGTGAACGAACCATCAGCAAACAGTTTGGTACAGATCCCTATCATTTGAATTTGTCGGCGCCAAAAGGCTATGAAGATTATACGTACAGCAATTACTTTGCAGGACGTAATGAATTTGAGGGCTTCGCCAGTCAGCAAATGATGATGCGTGATGGTGGCTTTAAAGTGCGTACTGATCTGTTGGCGAATAAAATCGGCAAGACAGATGATTGGCTGATGGCACTTAATTTTTCAACAGACATTCCTGATCAGATCAATATTCTGAATATACTTCCCTTTCGTGTTCCACTGAAACTGTACATGGATATTGGTACTTACGCTGATGCATGGAAAGCCAATGCAGAAGGAAGCAAAGTATTATACAATGCAGGGTTACAACTGTCGTTACTGAAGAACACGGTTAATATTTATGCGCCGTTGCTGTACAGCAAACCTTATAAAGATTATTTCCTGTCAACAATAACCGAAAAACGTTTCCTCAAGAACATTTCATTCACAATCGATATTCAAAACTTCAGTTTGAAAAAGATCGACCGCCGCATGCCCTACTGA
- a CDS encoding M1 family metallopeptidase yields the protein MKRLAILILTLTSINASAQQNYWQQEVHYTIDVKLNVADKSINGFEQLEYINHSPDTLTYIWFHLWPNAYKNNSTALYNQYKEGDKAGLSKFKKADKGYIDSLNFKINDQSIKVEADKENIDIVKLILPQPLLPGNKINITTPFYVKFPTYFSRSGFIDDAFAVCQWYPKPAVYDRKGWHPMPYLNMGEYYSEFGSFNVNITVPSNYIVAATGSLQTEDELQKLKAAGKVNKTRTKDFERYTVNTSTPTKTLQYKAENVHDFAWFTDNDFIVQYDTLALASGKIVDAFTFFTNNANTQWSNSVDHVEDAVRNYSKWIGEYPYPTVNAVEGPGNVSSGGMEYPMVTLITSPSADKETLDAVITHEVGHNWFYGILGSNERLHAWMDEGLNTFFQFRYEAEKYRSNSVFGNSLPAELKQRGPSEFLGIVYNALNELPMNEAIETASEKFKTKDEYGMVVYLKTAIWAYLLEQGLGSEVFEKAIHTYYDKWKFRHPYPEDFKQVLEEVSGKNLDAYFELLKQRSKL from the coding sequence ATGAAAAGACTTGCCATTCTTATTCTTACACTCACATCTATAAATGCATCTGCACAGCAGAATTACTGGCAACAGGAAGTACATTACACTATTGATGTTAAACTGAATGTTGCTGATAAATCTATTAACGGGTTTGAGCAGTTGGAATATATCAACCACTCTCCTGATACACTTACCTATATCTGGTTTCACCTTTGGCCAAATGCTTACAAGAACAACAGCACAGCCTTGTATAACCAATACAAAGAAGGCGACAAAGCAGGGTTAAGCAAGTTTAAAAAAGCAGATAAAGGATATATCGATAGTCTTAATTTCAAGATCAATGACCAATCGATAAAAGTAGAAGCAGATAAAGAAAATATTGACATCGTTAAGCTGATTCTTCCACAACCATTGCTTCCGGGTAACAAAATCAACATCACAACTCCATTCTATGTAAAGTTCCCGACTTACTTTTCAAGAAGTGGTTTTATTGATGATGCGTTTGCCGTTTGTCAGTGGTATCCAAAGCCTGCTGTATACGATCGGAAAGGATGGCATCCTATGCCTTATTTGAATATGGGTGAATATTACAGCGAGTTTGGTTCTTTTAACGTAAATATCACGGTGCCATCCAACTACATTGTAGCAGCAACAGGCTCATTACAAACTGAAGATGAATTACAGAAGCTGAAAGCAGCAGGCAAAGTAAACAAAACACGTACGAAAGATTTTGAGCGTTATACTGTGAATACATCTACTCCAACAAAAACGCTTCAATACAAAGCTGAAAACGTACATGACTTTGCTTGGTTTACCGATAATGATTTTATTGTGCAATACGATACGCTTGCGCTTGCTTCCGGTAAAATAGTTGATGCATTTACATTCTTCACTAATAATGCAAATACGCAATGGAGCAATAGTGTTGATCATGTAGAAGATGCTGTGCGTAACTATTCAAAATGGATCGGCGAGTATCCCTACCCGACAGTAAATGCAGTTGAAGGACCAGGCAATGTATCGAGTGGAGGAATGGAATACCCGATGGTAACGCTCATTACAAGTCCATCTGCAGATAAAGAAACACTTGATGCAGTGATCACACATGAAGTGGGGCATAACTGGTTTTATGGAATACTCGGCAGCAATGAACGCTTACATGCGTGGATGGATGAAGGATTGAATACGTTCTTCCAGTTCCGTTACGAAGCAGAAAAATACAGGAGTAATTCTGTATTTGGCAACTCTTTGCCAGCTGAATTGAAACAGCGTGGTCCTTCAGAATTTCTTGGTATTGTTTACAATGCATTGAATGAATTACCAATGAACGAAGCAATAGAAACAGCTTCTGAAAAATTCAAGACCAAAGATGAATATGGCATGGTCGTTTATCTGAAAACCGCCATCTGGGCATATTTGCTTGAACAGGGACTTGGGAGCGAAGTGTTTGAAAAGGCCATTCATACCTATTACGATAAGTGGAAATTCCGCCACCCCTATCCCGAAGATTTCAAGCAGGTGCTGGAAGAAGTGAGCGGTAAAAATCTTGATGCTTACTTTGAACTTTTAAAACAGCGGAGCAAACTATAG
- a CDS encoding sugar transferase: MNQTPRIHIGWYVAADWLSATFAWGLFYLLRRVILGEASTLFDQVFDSRFFAGILLVPVFWLVLYHLFGTYKNLYSKSRLQELTTTFFCCLLGCVILFFALLLDDRIISYTFYYKESILLFGLQFSSTWLLRWIILTNIKQQFLAGNVKINTLIIGAKQSAIKLYKDIKESSETQGFHFSGFLYPGDISSNGLSKYLPALGKLSDLPNVIRNHRIEQVIIATEESERQLLEESLSILSEHDVSIKLLPNTIDILSGSVRTSNVFGAMLIDLHTGMMSEWQQNIKRLMDIIASLLSLILLSPLLLFVAIKVKLSSKGPVFYSQERIGLKGKPFYIHKFRSMIVGAEPNGPALSSETDQRITSWGKVMRKWRLDELPQFWNILKGEMSLVGPRPERRFYIDQIVASAPYYRYLLKVKPGITSWGMVKFGYAENVEQMIERSKYDLIYIENISLALDIKIIIHTIRLIFLGKGR; the protein is encoded by the coding sequence ATGAACCAAACACCACGGATACATATTGGCTGGTATGTTGCTGCCGATTGGCTTTCTGCAACGTTTGCGTGGGGATTGTTTTACCTGTTACGGCGGGTGATACTTGGCGAAGCATCCACATTATTTGATCAGGTATTTGACAGTCGTTTTTTTGCGGGCATATTGCTTGTCCCGGTATTCTGGCTGGTATTGTATCACCTATTTGGCACGTACAAAAATTTATACAGCAAATCAAGATTACAGGAACTCACCACTACTTTTTTTTGCTGTCTGCTTGGGTGCGTGATCCTCTTCTTTGCATTGTTGCTCGATGATCGTATTATTTCATATACGTTTTATTACAAAGAATCGATCTTGCTTTTTGGTCTGCAATTCAGTTCTACCTGGTTGCTTCGTTGGATCATTCTTACCAATATCAAACAACAGTTTCTGGCAGGAAATGTAAAGATCAACACGCTTATCATTGGTGCAAAGCAAAGCGCCATCAAACTTTACAAAGACATTAAAGAAAGCAGCGAAACACAAGGCTTTCATTTTTCAGGATTCCTTTACCCCGGCGACATCAGCTCAAATGGCCTCAGCAAATATTTACCTGCATTGGGAAAGCTGTCAGATCTGCCAAATGTGATCAGGAATCACAGGATTGAACAGGTGATCATTGCTACTGAAGAATCAGAACGGCAATTGCTCGAAGAATCGCTTAGCATTTTGAGTGAACATGATGTAAGTATTAAACTCTTGCCAAATACCATTGACATTCTCTCCGGTTCAGTTCGTACCAGCAATGTATTTGGTGCAATGCTCATTGATCTGCACACCGGCATGATGAGTGAGTGGCAGCAAAACATTAAACGTTTAATGGATATCATTGCGTCTCTACTTTCGCTGATATTGTTATCGCCACTCTTACTGTTTGTAGCCATTAAAGTAAAACTGTCATCAAAAGGGCCCGTGTTTTATTCACAAGAAAGAATCGGTTTAAAAGGCAAGCCTTTTTATATTCATAAATTCCGTTCCATGATCGTTGGTGCAGAACCAAACGGGCCGGCACTATCATCAGAAACTGATCAACGCATTACATCCTGGGGTAAAGTAATGCGTAAATGGCGGTTAGATGAATTGCCCCAGTTCTGGAATATTCTCAAGGGAGAAATGAGTTTGGTTGGGCCAAGACCTGAACGCAGATTCTATATTGACCAGATAGTTGCAAGTGCTCCTTATTATCGATATCTGTTAAAAGTAAAGCCCGGCATCACTTCATGGGGCATGGTGAAATTTGGTTATGCGGAGAATGTAGAACAGATGATCGAACGCAGTAAATATGATCTCATCTATATTGAAAATATTTCGCTTGCGCTTGACATAAAGATCATCATTCATACTATTCGCCTGATCTTTTTAGGCAAAGGCAGATAA
- a CDS encoding Gfo/Idh/MocA family oxidoreductase: protein MLKIAVFGTGHLGKFHLNNWKEIEGVELVGFYDPNDKAAKAVAEKYQLQRYTDPEELMSLCDAADIVAPTNYHFELCQLAVRKGKHVFVEKPMCNTMDEANELVKLVREANIKLQVGHVERFNPAFLAVKDLKLNPMFIEVHRLSQFNPRGTEVSVILDLMIHDIDIIMSLVKSDVKNVYANGVAVMTDTPDIANVRIEFDNGCVANLTSSRISMKKMRKIRLFQRDAYIGIDFLEKKSEIIRMKNPDDKEAFTFDIETNHGKKTIAISNPVVKEVNAIKMELEHFRDAILYDNPIPVSEVDGLRAMDVAHQILQKIQRTTAV, encoded by the coding sequence ATGCTCAAAATTGCTGTTTTTGGCACAGGTCATCTCGGAAAATTTCATCTCAACAACTGGAAAGAAATTGAAGGTGTTGAACTGGTTGGGTTTTACGACCCCAACGACAAAGCTGCAAAGGCCGTGGCTGAGAAATACCAGCTTCAACGTTATACCGATCCTGAAGAGCTGATGTCGCTCTGCGATGCAGCCGATATTGTTGCCCCTACCAATTACCATTTTGAACTTTGCCAGCTGGCCGTACGGAAAGGCAAGCATGTGTTTGTGGAAAAGCCCATGTGCAATACTATGGATGAAGCGAATGAACTGGTTAAACTGGTGCGTGAGGCGAATATTAAATTACAGGTAGGTCATGTGGAAAGGTTTAATCCTGCTTTCCTCGCTGTGAAAGATCTGAAATTAAACCCGATGTTTATTGAAGTGCATCGTCTTTCACAATTTAACCCGAGAGGAACAGAAGTAAGTGTAATCCTAGATTTGATGATCCACGACATTGATATTATCATGAGCCTTGTGAAAAGCGATGTAAAGAATGTATATGCCAATGGTGTTGCCGTGATGACTGACACTCCCGATATTGCCAACGTTCGTATTGAATTTGATAATGGTTGTGTGGCTAACCTCACCAGCAGCCGCATCAGCATGAAGAAGATGCGGAAGATCCGCTTGTTTCAACGTGATGCTTATATCGGTATCGATTTTCTTGAAAAGAAATCAGAGATCATCCGCATGAAAAATCCTGACGACAAAGAAGCATTTACATTTGATATTGAAACAAACCATGGAAAGAAAACAATCGCTATTTCTAACCCGGTTGTGAAAGAAGTGAATGCCATAAAAATGGAACTTGAACATTTCAGAGATGCCATCTTATATGATAACCCTATACCTGTAAGTGAAGTGGATGGATTAAGAGCAATGGATGTTGCACACCAGATACTTCAAAAAATTCAGCGTACTACTGCTGTATAA
- a CDS encoding site-specific integrase, translating to MNKTKISQQAKPQFLVYPKRKKLSDKEAVIYLRISYQFVMIDKSTGIQIPFDLWDSQTHSISNSPVHQNLLTETLDEMKQKLMGAYYLLTSNSAEPTLREMVDFAFAEEGKKTYSLFGVFSNVLLKMEKHNKLDSQKSNILKHYTCMKHLKAFVKQQLNVNDIAFNRINRNFIDDFEQFLKSECKNSHNSAMKLLQIFKKIYRIAVDNRWTSQNAFAGKRLTYKDVDIQVLTKQEIELMKEYRPAKAYLEKTRQLFLFCVFTGVASIDLQNLKRRHIEYNPVSDQYLIRKKRQKTNVEFLLPLFPPAKQQLDEWLPGWESADPEILLAPSISNQKFNIYLKELIALLGINKKISSHCGRHSFATTLALENGVPLESVSKMLGHSKISQTQKYAKVTAIKIERETRDLFNLLKN from the coding sequence ATGAATAAGACAAAGATTTCACAACAAGCCAAGCCTCAGTTTCTGGTATATCCAAAACGGAAAAAACTGTCCGATAAAGAGGCGGTCATCTATCTGCGCATCAGCTATCAATTTGTAATGATTGATAAAAGCACCGGCATCCAAATTCCGTTTGATTTATGGGATAGCCAAACCCACAGCATCAGCAACAGCCCCGTACATCAAAACCTGTTAACGGAAACCCTCGATGAAATGAAGCAAAAGTTGATGGGGGCTTATTATTTACTCACCAGTAACAGTGCAGAGCCAACCCTTCGGGAAATGGTTGATTTTGCGTTTGCAGAAGAAGGAAAGAAAACCTATTCATTGTTTGGTGTTTTCAGCAATGTGTTGTTGAAGATGGAAAAACACAATAAGCTCGATAGTCAAAAATCAAATATCCTGAAACATTATACCTGCATGAAGCATTTAAAAGCTTTTGTGAAACAACAGTTGAATGTAAACGATATCGCCTTCAACCGGATCAACCGCAATTTCATTGACGACTTTGAGCAATTTCTGAAAAGCGAATGTAAGAACAGTCATAACTCGGCAATGAAGCTGTTGCAGATCTTTAAAAAGATCTATCGTATTGCAGTTGATAACAGATGGACTTCGCAAAATGCTTTTGCAGGAAAGCGACTTACCTATAAGGATGTGGACATACAAGTATTAACGAAGCAGGAAATTGAATTGATGAAAGAATATCGACCGGCAAAAGCATATCTTGAAAAAACAAGACAGCTGTTTTTGTTTTGTGTATTTACCGGCGTTGCATCCATCGATTTACAAAACTTAAAACGCCGACACATTGAGTATAATCCGGTAAGCGATCAGTATCTGATTCGCAAGAAAAGGCAAAAAACCAACGTGGAATTTTTACTGCCGTTGTTTCCTCCGGCAAAACAACAATTAGATGAATGGTTGCCAGGCTGGGAAAGCGCCGATCCGGAAATTCTCCTTGCTCCCAGTATCTCCAATCAGAAATTCAATATCTATTTAAAAGAACTGATCGCATTGCTGGGTATCAATAAGAAAATTTCATCGCACTGCGGTCGTCACTCGTTTGCTACGACCCTTGCCTTGGAAAACGGAGTGCCATTGGAAAGTGTTTCCAAAATGCTGGGGCATAGTAAGATTTCTCAAACACAGAAATATGCGAAAGTTACCGCCATTAAAATTGAACGGGAAACAAGGGATTTATTTAACTTACTAAAAAACTAA
- a CDS encoding helix-turn-helix domain-containing protein, translating to MNKKQLPDGLNEEIKKLVQQLLEKNHRPASEIVMDDVDLRNMLKISRRTALNYRQQWGLKFYKIENKIFYFLSDVIDFIKSDKPKNDQA from the coding sequence ATGAATAAGAAGCAATTACCCGATGGGTTAAATGAAGAAATCAAAAAATTAGTTCAACAATTGCTGGAGAAAAATCACCGACCTGCTTCAGAAATTGTGATGGATGACGTCGACCTCCGCAACATGCTGAAAATCTCACGTCGCACCGCCCTCAACTACCGCCAGCAATGGGGATTGAAGTTCTACAAAATTGAAAACAAGATTTTCTACTTTTTAAGTGATGTTATTGACTTCATTAAATCCGACAAACCCAAGAATGACCAAGCATAA
- a CDS encoding DUF6985 domain-containing protein — protein sequence MSTEITSNIIGQLQQDAQFPEWWKCAPVNIPFFENKKLTITYVGFEPDQDRSFIADADQAIANFLQLTATNRKAITALAYKNCTDFLEAVEYDEEDQPFKQLNDPHEIWNFIYPNEVFVSRRTKRDQDMYVQIDCECEWEQEHGLQLVFRQGKKITRISSIDGHVTEADAYDKPDEEDELLSKFHESGF from the coding sequence ATGAGTACTGAAATCACGTCCAACATTATTGGGCAACTGCAACAAGATGCCCAATTTCCCGAATGGTGGAAATGCGCTCCCGTTAACATTCCTTTTTTCGAAAATAAGAAATTGACTATTACCTACGTGGGCTTTGAACCTGATCAGGATCGTTCATTTATTGCCGATGCCGACCAGGCCATTGCCAACTTTCTGCAGCTTACAGCTACAAACCGCAAAGCAATTACAGCGCTGGCCTATAAAAATTGTACCGACTTTTTAGAAGCTGTTGAATACGATGAAGAAGATCAACCATTCAAACAATTAAACGACCCACACGAGATCTGGAATTTCATTTACCCCAATGAAGTATTTGTATCAAGAAGAACCAAGAGAGACCAAGACATGTATGTTCAAATTGACTGCGAATGTGAATGGGAGCAGGAGCATGGACTTCAACTGGTATTTCGACAAGGCAAAAAAATAACCCGTATCAGCAGCATCGATGGGCATGTAACAGAAGCAGACGCCTACGACAAACCGGATGAAGAAGATGAATTGTTGTCAAAATTTCACGAGTCCGGCTTTTGA